Proteins encoded within one genomic window of Thunnus albacares chromosome 13, fThuAlb1.1, whole genome shotgun sequence:
- the hspb1 gene encoding heat shock protein beta-1: MTERRIPFTLMRTPSWDPFRDWHQSRIFDQAFGMPALPEDFATFPSTHWPGYVRPTMMAPDMSLMMPHAPMMYPNAMMPQQARALSRQMSSGISEIKQTQDNWKVSLDVNHFSPEELVVKTKDGVVEITGKHEERKDEHGFVSRTFTRKYTLPPNTNVEKVTSSLSPEGLLTVEAPLIRQAIESSETTIPVTMDDKSGVVKK, translated from the exons ATGACAGAGAGACGTATTCCTTTCACCCTGATGCGCACCCCGAGCTGGGACCCATTCCGTGACTGGCACCAGAGCCGTATCTTCGACCAGGCGTTCGGCATGCCGGCCCTGCCTGAGGACTTTGCCACATTCCCCAGCACCCACTGGCCGGGGTACGTGCGGCCCACTATGATGGCCCCGGACATGAGCCTCATGATGCCCCACGCCCCTATGATGTACCCCAATGCCATGATGCCCCAGCAGGCTCGTGCCCTGTCCCGCCAGATGAGCAGTGGCATATCAGAGATCAAGCAGACCCAAGACAACTGGAAGGTGTCCCTGGATGTCAACCATTTCTCACCTGAGGAGCTGGTCGTGAAGACCAAGGATGGTGTGGTGGAAATCACTG GCAAGCATGAGGAGAGGAAGGACGAGCACGGATTTGTGTCCAGAACCTTCACCAGGAAATACAC CCTCCCCCCTAACACTAACGTTGAGAAGGTGACCTCATCCCTGTCTCCTGAGGGTTTGCTGACCGTGGAGGCTCCTTTGATCAGACAGGCCATCGAGTCTTCCGAGACCACAATACCTGTCACCATGGACGACAAAAGTGGCGTGGTGAAGAAgtag